The nucleotide window CGACAGACATGACCGGCGTCCCGCGCAACATAaccgagcattgcttaaacacttACCCCTCTGTTGAACtaaaggtccaaagaaggcgcaaCTTAGGAGAAGACAAAACGAAAGCAATGAACGAGCAAGTATGTGAACTGCTCAAAGCTGGGATCTTGCGAGAGGTGCGATATCAGAGTTGGGTTGCGAACCCGGTAATGGTTGAAAAGTCAAACGGCGGATGGCGAATGTACGTAGACTATaccgatctcaacaaggcatgcccaAAAGACTGTTATTCTTTGCCTGAGATCGACAAAAAGATAGACTCTCTCGCGCCATATAGATTGAAGTGCTTTTTGGATTGCTACAAGGGTTATCATCAAGTCCAGATGAAACtcgaagatgaagacaagacagctttTAGAACCGATCTTGGGATCTTTTGTTACACAAAGATGCCTTTCGGCTTGAAAAATGCTGGCGCAACATAccaacgcttgatggacaagaccttcgcGAGGGACATCGGAAAGCACATTGAAGTTtacatcgatgatctagtggttaaaagtcctgaagaggaccaaatgttgaaggGCATCGAGAAAACGTTCAATTCATTGCGCAGTGTAAATATGAAGCTGAATCCAGCCAAGTGtcttttggcatggaagaagggaagtttttaGGCTTCATAGTCGCAAATGGCGGTTTTAAAGTAAACCCAGAGAAGGTTCAGGCCATAGAGCGAATGTCATCACCGCGAACAATCAAAGAGATGCAACGGTTGGCCGGCCGCCTGGCCGCGCTTAATCCTTTTCTTTCCAATCACGCCGCGAAGTCGTACCCCTTTATCAGCACGTTGCGCAACTGCGTGAAACAAGAATTCAGATGGACCCCGAGGCAGAAACAGCTTTTCAGCAAATGAAAGAGTGTCTAATTGAGCTCCCTACCCTGACCGCACCGTTCGAAAAAGAACCACTCATACTGTACTTGTCTtcctcggataaggcagtagggtcggTATTATTGGTGGAAAGAAACggagtccaaactccaatttattacgtcagcagggtactcactgacccggaaacaagatattccacgaTGGAAAAATTGGTCCTCGCGCTGCTACACGCCTCCCGAAGGCTGCGCAGATATTTTACAGGCCATGTGATAACCGTGCTTACCAACTTCCACATCGGCACGATATTGCAAAAGCCAGAGACATCAGGCCggttagcaaaatgggccatCGAACTGGGGGGCCATAATATCTTGTataggccgcgcccagccattaagggctgttagtacattcatgtctatagccttcgtcaatccgagccgtagcgagaaacataAGAAAATGAgttgttatattagtgataactagacaaaaggcaaggtggcataattgtaataatgagaaatctcattaaatgcCTTAGACTATAAATAGGGAGCTTTATGTTTAGTTTATAACTTTTGCTACATTTGTCACTTGGAGCTTTCTAgaactagagagagaaactagagatagaaagtgacatcgtgattcaggttcttgtacgttttcagatctaatcaatagaatcacagtttatattacatcacgtgtgttcggtcgcgttcgtgtacggattccgcacgttatacgtacgtttcgcaatcgtttcggattcaaaaccggtcctacaagtggtatcagagcaggagctcgattgtaCTGATCTTTCACACGATTTCGCACAGGATTACTTcagattcagatccgatttcatcttcttcttcttcatctttttcatatttttcacgttttttacTGTTTTTCGTCAAATCGAACAGGTTTTCACGGTCCGTTTCAGCTAAaatttggatatgttgtgcgtatatacctgatctacaacccgaccaagtttcagatcaaaattcctAATCGTTTAAGAGAAATCTATGATTTTCGGTTCGATTTCGCTGTCATAGTTGCAGGTCCGCTCATAGTGACATTATTTGCTCCATAGGTCCGCTTCAAATTGATTGTAAGGTTCGCTTTTCGACCATTTTGGTGAGATTCGCTCATAGGATTGTGATAGGTCCTCTCCAAAGACATGTTATCAAAGGTTCGCTCATAGAGATCCGCTTAAAAATCTGGTTCGCTCCAAGTGTTTTTGAGAGATCCGCTTTTAGTGACAAAAGTCAATAAGGTCCGCTCATAAATGTTTGATATGGCTCCGCTCATAAGGTCTTGAATAAAGTTTGTCGGACACGAGGTTTTAAAAGATTGCATGTGAATTGATAAACGAAATGTCGGATCGATAATTGATGCTGTCGGCCACACTAACTTGATTGGTCCAATCACAAAATCAGTTTTGTTACACTTGAAGTTGTCAGTCTTTTAAAGCTCACGAGTAGTTGTGTTGAATCATTTTGTCGATTTGTATGTGCTGTCGGCTATGAACAATAGTCAAACAAAAGTTTGGTCCAATAGAAACAGTTATTAAATCCAATTTAGTGGTCAAATAGAAACAAGTTTGTTGTTTTTCATTGACGgcattaggggtgttcaaaatcaTCCGAATCCGAATCTGAATCCGATTTATCCGATTATCCGAATCCGaattatccgaaaattcggatatccgaattttcggatatccgaaattcggataatccgaattttcggattcggattcggatagtgatttcggaaattttcggatatttcggatatccgatatcCGATTTTTTTAAACATGCGTGTATATAAATACCATTataaaaaacctaaccctaatCTTTTTTTCTCTCAGCCGCTCTCATTCACTCATACCCTCACCCCACAAACTCAAATTCAATATCCAGATCTGTGAGCATCGAAGAATCAAGATCTAAACAAGTTACAGATAATCAAAACACGAACACGTCAAGAACTGAAAATCGAAGATCCAAGGTTTGTTTCCACTTTCCAATATTGAATCTGATTTGTTATCTTTTTCGATTTGTTATATACGATTTGTTTCATACGAAAATCCAAGTTTCTGATTTATTTATCTTGTTCGATTTGTTACAGAATACGATTTGTTTCATACGAAGATCCAAGTTTCTGATTCATACGATTCAGTTCCATGACGGGTTACAAATATGAACAATTAATAATTATTTTAGTTAATAATCTAATTAATGTTTCTTTTAAATTAATGAATGTTTCATGTAGTTTTAAATCATAATGGAGAATGTTTTCATAGCAATGGTATCAACCTAAGACGTTACTTAGAAGTATTATTTAGGTTAATTTTGTTATTTGACTAGTTTACTTGGGTACTGTATTTTCTGAATAGTATTGCTATGTATTTCATTTTGTTTGCTAATAAATTTGTTTGCTAATTATTAagttatatataccataaaagtTGTTGTGTAAATAGATTCTAACTTACATTTGTGAGAGGGTGATTGTGTGTGCAGAATTGGATGTTTATAGTGGTGTCAAGTGTGGACTCCTGGGGACTATTGTTCTGCTGCAGATATGGACATATGGTAGCTCTATATATAGTTGTTTTTATTGGTTTTAGTTAACCTAGGATAATTGTTTAATTAGTATGGTTTCACTTATTTTGGTTGAATTTGGGGTTATCTCTAGTAAGTTAATTGAGTCTATTTATTACAATCATATTGTTCATCTTCCTGTTTTTGATCTCTTTAAATACAACAACATGCTTCTGATGTGTCCTTTTTGCAtcatttgaagaagtgaagatggATCTGCTGGTTTGTTTTTTTAAGCCATTTATATTAATTACTCCATCATCTTTTGTTGACTTGTTTTGTATTATGTTCTTGCGCAGCAGGTTTCATATGGTGCCTTGAAAAGTTGGAAGGATGGATTGGAATCGGATGCTTGGATTTGGAAGTTTATGTTTTTATTTcaacttttaaaacaatgttttggGTTATTTTGGACATGTTATGTGATATTTTGGAACAAGGGATTGTGTTGGATTGTTGGTTTGTTTTTTTGTTAACATcaggttatgtgttattttagaACAAGGTAATGTATTATTTTAGAACAATGGATTGtgttagtttgtttttttttttttttgaacatcaGATCTTTTATTTGCAATTTGGCATGTTGAAAAAGGTGAAACTTTTATtttgaaatttatttttttagaatttcggatatccgtttcattatccgaatccgtatccgaaatttcggatatccgaaagtcggatatccgaaatttcggatacggattcggatagtgaaatctacTATCCGAAAtgttcggatatccgattttcggatatccgaaatttcggatatccggttttgaacacccctagacGGCATAGTGTAAATTGAAATTTAAAAGTTGAATTTGAAACCACTTTTGGTTTTGGTCCAATCACAATGAAGTGTTTTTAAATTGGctcaataaaaaaaattgaagtgAAATCAAAGTGTTTGAAGGTCAAATAATAGTGGGTAGTAGTGTGTCGGCCACTATTAAAACTTGTTTGAGTTTGAAGTTGTGTATAATAGAGGCCCAATCATAAGTTGCAATCTAAGATGTTGCCGCCCATTTAACAAGAAGAATAATCGGCCCAATTAGTGTCATCAGTCCATGTGATGTGTGTTTAGCGGTCCTATCATATGTTTACAATATCACAATCATCGGCCCAATAATACATTGCCATCCACTTTAATGTCGACCCATGTGAAGAATATTATGATCTAATAACGTTGCCGCCCACGTGTGTGTTTAGTAGCCCAATCATTATTAACGGTGAGATTTGAAGGCCCAATCACGTGAATATAGAAGGTGCGGCCAATCCTTCTTGATTCAGACATCACGTAAATAGGCAGACATCACTGTCATTTTGGTTCAAATTGTCAGCCCATTAAACCGGTCCTACAAACGGCCCAATCACAATTGTATGTTGTTGTCGGTTTAGTGGTATTGATTGCATGAGATTCAAGTTCATAGGTTCAATTGTTTGATTTGTATGTGTATAGTCCCAATATAGTGTAATAAGTATAGTCCCAATTTGAGGTCCAATTACATTGTGTGGTGAATCAAAGTTTGTCGGCCATACATGAGCATTGTTATGTGatattgatttaaaaaaaaacagtatTCAAGTAGGTTAGTTTCGGATAAATGCAATATTAGGCCAATCACAATCCGATTCAAGGCATTTTTGTTTGGTTCAAGTTCAAAGTGCAACAAATCGAGTGGAAATCCGAACGGAGTTTCACCCGACCCTAATCATTTCAATTGTTGTTGTGATTCAGGTCAAAGCATCGGATACTCGCCCAAGCAGATCCCCACCCGATCCATTGTCACATATTCATTCTGTTGATTTTTGTTTACTCACTTGATGAGATACATATCCGATTTAGTTGATTGTTAGTAATTGAACTAATCTTGTTATTTGTTTGATGCAGGTAATTCGAGATATTCAAGGTTTGAAGACTAAAGCAATGACTGCTGAAATAACACTTACTCGTGAAGAAAGACATGCACGCCTGAGATTGGATGATGTTTATGATGCTTACAAAGAAGCAACACGAGCAGGCAGGTGGAGCAAAGAAAAAGAATGCTatgttgatcctcaaggaaacccGACGGTTGATCCGAAGACGGTTGATCTTGATGCATTAGTTGCTACTATACCTACTGTGAGTGTTTGGTGCAAAGGCCTTAGAGAGATTCCAAGGTACAAAGAGCAGGTTGAAGAAGGTATTCGAAAGGTGATATTTGCTAGtctggagaagaaaaagaagaagacagTTGAAGAAATTGTGACTGAGAGTGAGAAGATGGTGGATGAAGTGAAGAAGGTTGAACAGAAAGCTGAGGAAGTTGTTGAAGAGAAAACGCAAGTGGCTGAGGAAGATCAGATTCAGAAAGCAGAAGAAACCACAGTGCTAGTCACTGAGGTAATTATGCAAACTGATACTTctgttaaaattgaaaatgaagctgaacaacaatgcaagaaatgcatggaaacgtgcagtgcttgtattgagaaagatgaaaagtttAATAACAGAGACATTGAGTTTACTAAAAAGGAAcaaattttcaaagaaaaatgttaTGAAATGATTGAAtctgaaaagtttttgaaacaagaaaatgaaaaattgaaacaaaaatgtgatgatcttgaaacAGAAAACAAGTTATTAAAAGAAAAGTGTTCTGCTGATTGCAACGAATGTGttccaaaagacatcaaaattcaagagttgcaaaaagaatatgatgtaatgAAACTGTCATATGATACTGTAAAAGAAGCATATGAAACTTtaaaaagtaaagtcaaaagtctagatgatagattgtgtgcttgtcaaagaaacactaaatttcttgaagctaggtttgaagataaacaaagagtgttaaaccaatatattgatgatgttgctaagcttaaacaagaatCGGCCGACAAAGAAAAGTTGGTCAATAAATTGCAAagctatcattcatcttcatatattctggaacgtattttcaacatcacacccaaTGATAAAGAgtctgaaaagaacaaaaagggaatagggtctgaataccatcaagttccaccaccgttggagaataattatacattctatgatggcgaaaaagtggaaaaagtaatcaacatggttgatcagttacccgataacatcgatgtgacttataccaaatctgatgatatcagtgattcagaggtggtaggtaaggttgttgaaagcgtttttcatgaagagtcggttgatacaggtaaaactgaatcacaagatgaaaatgagggaaactttcatgatggatatctgaaaaacacaaaatccaagaaaaatttgaatgatgattcaaagggattggtttataccatgattggatcagacaaattattcttagatgttgtattcccgattcagaatgtgatttcagataaAGTTgatcaagttttcaaaatggttgagattgaaaaatctgaaatttcgaagtttgctggtaaaggtcacaaaactttttataacaaaccgggtgtcaaaaagaagaacatgaaggctgggttgggttataaaaagaaacaaaattggaagaaaattGTGACGCCAAATTATCaagaaaaaatgagttttgttcaaggagatagtttagcaaaagaaaaagaacttaaaattggacgacagtctaatgttgagtttgaggcacaaaagaaaaagcaacaaccacaggtcaaagatgtgtccatgagaacatggcTTTAGACGCACACTTGAACGATAACCCAGAAAGTCAAGGGAATGATTGGATAATTGGTTTATAGAAATCCTTCCTGGATAAGACCACAGGTAAAAATAAGATTTCCAGAAATTGAAAAAGTAATCTTTCCTTTTATTCATCAAAAGAAACGTCCCTTTTGAAGCAAGAATTGATTTTCCTTGATACCTAACATAATGCATGAAAGAATCTTTGAAGAACCATAAATTCGCTTGAAAAGTCCTGGCAAAGACTTCTGCAAGATGCTCTATTTTTCCATAGAAATATATTCGTTCAATAAGGGCTCCAGAAGATGTTGATCGTAAGTGAGAAGATTGGTTACGGAGAAATAGGAAGCCAGATTCATATTCACATACATAAGAAGTATATAGGAAGAAGAATAGTCTGTGatttctttttgaaaaaaaagaacTGGCTTTCTTTGAATTTGAAGTAATAAGACTATCCCAATTATGACACTCATGGAGAAAGAATCTTAATAAATGCAAAGAGGAAGCATCTTTGATCCAATAGCGAAGAGCCTGAACCAAGATTTCCAGATGAGCTGGGTAAGGTATTAGTATATCTAATACATAATTTAAATGTGAAAAGTTGTCCTCTAAAAAAGAAAATATGGAATGAATTGATCGTAAATTATCGGATTTAACTACCCCTTTCCTTTCTAGGGAAGATATTAATCGCAGACCCCGATCGGTAAATGATCAACTTACCACCCTTCCTTTCAGAGGAATTCAAAAATACTATGATGGCTCCGTTGCTTTATATATTGATTATATTTTTTTGTCTGTTATTTGTCTGTCATTCAGCAATCCCAAAGTGGCTTTTTTATTTGATCAAATAAACCAAggaaaaaagaattttttttcgCTCTATAAATATTGTTAAGAGACCTCTGGTGTGAAAAAAGTTTGTGACGCTGAACTGGACTTCCAAGAATAAAATAGGAAATACCTTTTTATCATATTACTCTCTCGATACATAATCTAatgttttgaaaacaaaatttcttATATCAAATTCAAAGTGCCATGCTATTATTACTTAATATTCATATTTCATATGGCGAAGGCATAGTCTTCTTTTTTCTCTCAAATAAAAGCCCCATTGGCGCCAAGCGTGAGGGAATGCTAGACGTTTGGTAATTTCTCCTCCGACCAGgatttcaaatgtgatcaaaaaggacatcttgcacgcaagtgtccaaatctaaaacctgtggatgttgatcaaaagaagattgatgctgagaaacaaaaaaactgagaatgtgagacaaaggtcaaccagatttgattcgaaacaaacttggaggtataatgcaaacaagtttgcttcaaatcaaaattggaaattaaATCCTTAcaggtttgattcaagacagaACTGGAATtttcacacacccagattcagaacaacacaaagttggaaaacatcagttgatatgacaaaaccccaagagttttggaaaccaaaagttgttgttcaaaatctaagtgttcaaaaagattcacatttttacaaacgaggaacaccgaaaggtcaaacatggagtgttaagaaacatgttgattcggtgaaagatgagaaagttgaagttaaaattggaaaagtttttgtgaaaaatgataaagaatttccagcattgactgaaaattattgtgttgaaatgcctaaggttcaacagacctgggctaaattgttcaagtaattcagttagttgaatgtgcaggtgctcaagaatactgaagattgtgagattcaaagttggagcagcctggcacaccaagaggaggagaaggctgctggaccctgtgttggttgaaacagggagtttatgtgttttctgtacataaataaaaaacatttcaaaaattctaaaaatttgaaaaattaaaaaccaaaaatatgtttttagtttgttaaaaattgaaaaaccaaaaatatgtttgtttttaatgtttgccaaaaatagaaaatttaaaaaatatgtgttgattgaatacgccgaaaccctcacggctgaacaaacatgattacattcattAGACTGAAAAACGGtcttcaaactgtaaaaatcaatgtgttgtaaatcatgggggtaattactgttttagtgtaattcagtgcatgattagcagaacatggatggcgagacaaagctatcagtatcggtttgtcaaattttctttaatggttttgcattttagggggagaaaaattgtcagaaaatacaaaaacattagaaaatttgaaaaagccaaaacatgataaaattcaaaaatttgagttgttgcgtaaaaaagaggaaatgatagaacaTCAGTAGACTTgttactgtacgctaaagattttTATAGTATAAAGTGTTAAACAGTTTTACTGATGATGTGTTGAtagattttcacacatttagtagatttattcgggatataaacctaaaatttcaaacttgtgaaattcgtggggaacactacttggatatataggtaacccctgaaatctcgtttgaaaggtttcttattctgatatactaggtttttctactatttgatgtctggggtattattccgggacttttgctgaacggaagttctgacctagtccttggataatgctttgcctcaaatgcttgaaacatagcattagccctcagttgattagacaataaaattgataatcatctgttgtaactaaaagatcctctaaaggggacataccaaagtcgaaactgatatctctctgc belongs to Helianthus annuus cultivar XRQ/B chromosome 5, HanXRQr2.0-SUNRISE, whole genome shotgun sequence and includes:
- the LOC118492066 gene encoding maturase K-like translates to TDRGLRLISSLERKGVVKSDNLRSIHSIFSFLEDNFSHLNYVLDILIPYPAHLEILVQALRYWIKDASSLHLLRFFLHECHNWDSLITSNSKKASSFFSKRNHRLFFFLYTSYVCEYESGFLFLRNQSSHLRSTSSGALIERIYFYGKIEHLAEVFARTFQANLWFFKDSFMHYVRYQGKSILASKGTFLLMNKRKDYFFNFWKSYFYLWSYPGRISINQLSNHSLDFLGYRSSVRLKPYSIIS